A single region of the Salipaludibacillus sp. LMS25 genome encodes:
- a CDS encoding DUF2621 domain-containing protein has product MPNDIFMIFIILWTIFVFVFVAIGGYFMFRKFLKKMPKEDGKSILDWQEYYINETLHLWSDEQKKFLNELVEPVPELFRDVAKGKIAGKIGELALDSDAEEINEGLIIKGYILATPKRDHKFLRKKLKEKNIDTTPYERYFLQSS; this is encoded by the coding sequence ATGCCCAACGATATATTTATGATTTTTATCATTTTGTGGACCATTTTCGTTTTTGTTTTTGTAGCTATTGGTGGTTACTTCATGTTTCGTAAATTTCTCAAAAAAATGCCTAAAGAAGATGGAAAATCTATATTGGACTGGCAAGAGTATTATATTAATGAAACACTTCATTTATGGTCTGACGAGCAAAAGAAATTTCTTAATGAACTAGTGGAACCTGTACCTGAATTATTTCGAGATGTTGCAAAAGGAAAGATTGCTGGTAAGATAGGAGAATTAGCTTTAGATAGTGATGCCGAGGAAATAAATGAGGGATTAATAATTAAAGGGTATATATTAGCCACGCCAAAACGGGATCATAAATTTCTTCGAAAAAAACTTAAAGAAAAAAATATTGATACAACCCCTTATGAAAGGTATTTTCTCCAATCATCTTAA
- a CDS encoding CcdC family protein, translating into MYPVLFSILAVCMALFAFFVRMKAMQKPASVKKILIPPIAMSTGFMMFVYPPVREITLFEIVEALTVGLLFSIVLIKTSAFEIRNNDIYMKRSKAFPFILFGLLAVRIIVKLIFGIYFDYEVLAGMFFILAFGMIVPWRIAMYIKFKDMEKQLQARHHTNQTELTVQV; encoded by the coding sequence ATGTATCCAGTTTTGTTTTCAATATTGGCTGTTTGTATGGCACTCTTTGCCTTTTTCGTTAGAATGAAGGCGATGCAAAAGCCGGCGTCCGTTAAGAAAATACTTATCCCACCTATTGCTATGTCCACGGGTTTTATGATGTTTGTTTATCCGCCAGTGCGAGAAATTACCTTATTTGAAATAGTCGAAGCGTTGACAGTCGGTCTGTTATTTTCAATTGTGCTCATTAAAACATCTGCCTTTGAAATTCGTAACAATGATATATATATGAAGCGGTCGAAAGCGTTTCCGTTCATTTTATTTGGTCTTTTAGCTGTTAGAATCATCGTTAAATTAATTTTTGGTATTTATTTTGATTATGAAGTGCTAGCGGGCATGTTTTTTATTCTTGCTTTTGGCATGATAGTACCTTGGCGGATCGCCATGTATATTAAATTTAAAGATATGGAAAAACAGTTACAGGCACGTCATCATACTAATCAAACGGAATTGACAGTCCAAGTGTAG
- a CDS encoding YjzC family protein, translating into MSHLLQGGTEVKLEGTYVEVGHGGAPVKDAQRIEAKQGDKLPEFKTYQVKIEYKGEHMRDRQHKWMLV; encoded by the coding sequence GTGAGTCATTTATTACAAGGTGGTACAGAAGTTAAATTAGAAGGAACGTATGTTGAAGTCGGTCACGGTGGAGCTCCCGTTAAAGATGCACAACGTATTGAAGCAAAACAAGGTGATAAATTACCTGAATTCAAAACGTACCAAGTAAAGATTGAATATAAAGGTGAACACATGAGAGATCGTCAACATAAATGGATGTTAGTTTAA
- the copZ gene encoding copper chaperone CopZ, translating into MKTEKITIEGMSCNHCKEAVEGALNKVTGVKKAEVNLRDNSVTVSFDENNVSVATLKDTIEEQGYDVV; encoded by the coding sequence ATGAAGACTGAAAAAATAACGATTGAAGGTATGTCTTGCAACCATTGTAAAGAAGCAGTAGAAGGCGCTTTAAACAAAGTTACTGGTGTCAAAAAGGCGGAGGTTAATTTAAGGGATAATTCTGTCACCGTCTCGTTTGATGAAAACAATGTGAGTGTGGCAACGTTAAAAGATACCATTGAAGAGCAAGGATATGATGTTGTCTAA
- a CDS encoding metal-sensitive transcriptional regulator has protein sequence MDEKLTIPLKPEKKPAKMRSNEDKKQLNQRLKRIEGQVRGIQKMIEEDRYCVDILVQVSAVNAALKKVGYNLLEDHTRGCVTNAVRHGDGDETIDELMKVIQQFTKS, from the coding sequence ATGGATGAAAAGTTAACAATACCTCTTAAACCGGAAAAAAAACCTGCAAAAATGAGGTCTAATGAAGATAAAAAGCAGCTTAACCAACGTTTAAAGCGGATTGAGGGTCAAGTAAGAGGCATTCAAAAAATGATTGAAGAAGATCGTTATTGTGTTGACATTCTCGTGCAAGTATCGGCTGTAAACGCAGCGCTAAAAAAAGTAGGCTATAACCTGTTAGAAGACCATACACGTGGTTGTGTAACGAACGCTGTCAGGCATGGTGACGGTGATGAGACAATAGACGAGCTTATGAAAGTGATTCAACAATTTACTAAGTCTTAA
- a CDS encoding ABC transporter ATP-binding protein — translation MNDRHKLLVTPLPQRETFKRLINYATPHWKWLLVAFFLLAGGTAAELVGPILVQIFIDDFLTPRVFPPESLMVLGLGYIALHVLSALMNYSQLLLFQKIALRIIEKLRIDIFEKVERLGLSFFDTFPAGGLVSRITNDTEQVKELYVSVMANFLQNIMFLIGVFTAMFYLNVQLALFCLVLLPFIVVIMMLYKKFSTTYYTEMSEKLSELNARLNESIQGMTIIQLFRQERRMRKEFEEVNHRHYRAWFKSIKLDGLLLRPAVDVLAILALVIVLSYFGITSLTSPVEIGVLYAFVNYLDRFFEPVNQIMQRLSVFQQAMISAGRVFKLMDYEERGPQQTGNENPQILKGEIEFRNVTFSYDGTKNVLNKISFRVREGETLALVGHTGSGKSSIINLLMRFYDRSAGEIYIDGSLIDHYQNDELRQSVGLVLQDPFLFVGDIASNIRLYDKKMTDSEVEAAAKFVNAHSFISSLAQGYSTPVGERGGTLSSGQRQLISFARTMARTPKILILDEATSSVDTETETVIQQALTNMSKNRTTIAIAHRLSTIKQADHIIVLHEGQIAEEGTHEELLASKGLYEKMYLLQQGAEKMGLTHEEGLNM, via the coding sequence ATGAATGATCGGCATAAATTACTAGTAACTCCTTTACCACAACGTGAGACGTTTAAACGTCTTATAAACTATGCTACCCCCCATTGGAAGTGGCTTTTAGTTGCTTTTTTCCTATTAGCAGGTGGGACAGCGGCAGAGTTGGTCGGGCCAATATTAGTGCAAATTTTTATTGACGATTTCCTCACACCGCGCGTGTTTCCACCAGAGTCGCTAATGGTACTTGGGCTTGGTTATATAGCGCTTCATGTCCTATCTGCTTTAATGAACTACTCTCAGCTGTTACTATTTCAAAAAATAGCACTCCGCATTATTGAAAAACTGCGGATCGATATTTTTGAGAAAGTAGAAAGGTTAGGGCTATCATTCTTTGATACGTTTCCAGCTGGAGGCCTTGTTTCACGCATCACCAATGATACAGAGCAAGTAAAAGAATTATACGTTAGCGTGATGGCTAATTTTCTGCAAAATATCATGTTTCTTATTGGTGTCTTTACAGCCATGTTTTATTTAAATGTTCAACTTGCTCTTTTTTGTCTCGTTTTGCTGCCCTTTATCGTGGTCATTATGATGTTATACAAGAAATTCAGCACGACATATTATACTGAAATGAGCGAAAAACTGAGCGAGTTAAACGCACGTTTAAACGAATCAATTCAAGGCATGACAATTATTCAATTGTTCCGGCAAGAACGTCGAATGAGAAAGGAATTTGAGGAAGTTAACCACCGACATTATCGTGCGTGGTTTAAGAGTATTAAGCTGGATGGGTTATTATTACGTCCGGCTGTTGACGTTTTGGCCATTCTTGCTCTTGTCATTGTTTTGAGCTATTTTGGAATTACTTCACTAACAAGTCCGGTGGAAATCGGGGTGCTCTATGCCTTTGTTAATTATCTTGACCGCTTTTTCGAACCAGTGAATCAAATAATGCAACGGCTTTCTGTTTTTCAACAAGCTATGATTTCAGCAGGCCGAGTGTTTAAGTTGATGGATTATGAAGAACGTGGACCGCAACAAACTGGAAATGAAAATCCTCAAATTCTCAAAGGAGAAATTGAATTTAGAAACGTGACATTTTCGTATGATGGCACTAAAAATGTTCTTAATAAGATTAGTTTCCGTGTACGTGAAGGGGAAACGCTGGCTTTAGTTGGCCATACAGGAAGTGGGAAAAGCTCAATCATTAATCTACTTATGCGATTTTATGACCGATCAGCAGGTGAGATTTATATTGATGGTTCATTGATCGACCACTATCAAAATGACGAGTTAAGACAATCAGTTGGCCTTGTATTACAAGACCCTTTTCTATTTGTCGGTGACATTGCGTCTAACATTCGTTTATACGATAAAAAAATGACGGATAGTGAGGTAGAAGCTGCTGCTAAATTCGTTAATGCACATTCGTTTATTTCATCACTTGCCCAAGGTTATTCTACACCAGTAGGAGAAAGAGGCGGCACATTGTCGAGCGGTCAAAGGCAATTAATATCATTTGCAAGAACGATGGCCCGAACACCTAAAATTCTTATTTTAGATGAAGCGACCTCAAGCGTTGATACAGAAACAGAAACGGTCATTCAACAAGCACTTACTAACATGAGTAAGAACAGAACAACGATTGCTATCGCTCATCGCTTATCAACGATTAAACAAGCTGATCACATTATTGTCCTTCATGAAGGTCAGATTGCTGAAGAAGGGACCCACGAAGAACTTCTTGCTAGTAAGGGATTATATGAGAAAATGTACCTTCTTCAACAGGGTGCTGAAAAAATGGGACTTACTCATGAAGAAGGTCTCAATATGTAG
- a CDS encoding ABC transporter transmembrane domain-containing protein — protein MRVFIDLMWYFKQERWRYGSGVIVLAVVSLLSLIPPYVVGVIVDHISTGTLSQEILTRWMSLLVGLAATIYALRYLWRILIFGSAIKLARVLRYRLYSHFSNMSSSFFQRRRTGDLMAHATNDIRAIEQTAGIGVLTLVDSITMGGFVILTMAATISWQLTLIALLPMPLMALATSRYGSLLHKRFLKAQAAFSSLNDKVQESMAGIRVIKTLGYEKEDTEAFKKETADVVEKNVSVAKVDALFDPTSSLIIGFSYFLSITFGAVFVVNNDITIGQLTSFTVYLGLLIWPMLAFGWLFNIVERGRASYDRVKKLLAVKNEVSNRKGADPVPPKGDITFQIDHFSYNESLQKPVLKDISLHIKRGETLGVAGKTGSGKTTLVSSLMRDFEITGGTITFANKPIEAYTIEAIRKTVVYVPQDHFLFSASIADNISFGKPTASYQEIIEVAKLASVHDDILALENGYETIVGERGVTLSGGQKQRLSIARALLMDPEILVLDDALSAVDAETEETILTHLRKLRVEKTTVITAHRLSAIKHAEQIIVMDDGTVIEHGDHAKLMGQGKWYYTMYNLQQLESLVEKGGQMYE, from the coding sequence GTGCGTGTATTCATAGATTTAATGTGGTATTTCAAACAAGAGAGATGGCGTTATGGTAGTGGCGTCATCGTATTGGCGGTTGTATCCCTACTATCACTTATTCCGCCTTACGTAGTTGGTGTCATAGTCGATCACATTTCAACTGGGACATTGTCACAAGAGATTTTAACGCGATGGATGAGCCTATTAGTAGGACTGGCTGCTACCATTTACGCTCTCCGTTACCTATGGCGAATTTTAATTTTCGGATCAGCAATAAAGCTTGCCAGGGTGTTACGATATCGTCTTTATAGCCATTTCTCTAATATGTCGTCATCGTTTTTTCAAAGGAGACGTACGGGAGATTTAATGGCCCATGCTACAAATGATATTCGGGCCATCGAACAGACGGCAGGCATAGGTGTCCTTACACTAGTGGATTCGATAACGATGGGTGGCTTCGTGATTCTGACGATGGCAGCAACGATCAGCTGGCAACTGACGTTAATCGCGTTGCTTCCTATGCCACTAATGGCTTTGGCTACTAGCCGTTATGGCTCATTGCTTCACAAACGGTTTCTAAAAGCACAAGCAGCGTTTTCCTCGCTAAATGACAAAGTCCAAGAAAGCATGGCAGGTATAAGAGTCATTAAAACCCTCGGTTACGAAAAAGAAGATACAGAGGCTTTTAAAAAAGAAACGGCGGATGTAGTAGAAAAAAATGTGTCTGTTGCTAAAGTGGATGCGTTATTTGACCCTACTTCTTCATTGATCATAGGCTTTTCTTATTTTTTATCCATTACGTTTGGTGCTGTGTTTGTTGTAAATAACGATATTACGATTGGACAGCTTACTAGTTTTACTGTCTATCTAGGTTTACTGATTTGGCCCATGTTAGCGTTCGGGTGGCTATTTAATATCGTGGAACGTGGAAGGGCTTCATATGATAGAGTGAAAAAATTATTAGCCGTCAAAAATGAGGTTAGTAATAGGAAGGGAGCTGATCCTGTACCACCAAAGGGAGATATTACGTTTCAAATTGATCATTTTTCTTACAATGAAAGCCTGCAAAAGCCTGTTTTAAAGGATATTAGTCTACATATTAAGCGTGGGGAAACATTAGGAGTAGCAGGTAAAACAGGAAGTGGAAAAACCACACTTGTTTCTTCTCTTATGCGAGATTTCGAAATAACAGGTGGCACTATAACGTTTGCAAATAAACCAATAGAAGCGTATACAATTGAAGCCATTCGTAAAACAGTGGTGTATGTCCCACAAGATCATTTTCTATTTTCTGCGTCAATTGCTGACAATATAAGTTTTGGGAAACCGACTGCTTCCTATCAAGAAATTATCGAGGTAGCAAAATTAGCATCTGTTCATGACGACATTTTAGCATTAGAGAATGGTTATGAGACAATTGTAGGTGAAAGAGGTGTGACACTTTCAGGTGGTCAGAAACAACGTTTATCTATAGCACGAGCATTATTAATGGATCCAGAAATTCTCGTTCTTGACGATGCATTATCAGCTGTTGATGCGGAGACAGAAGAGACGATTTTAACCCATCTACGAAAATTGCGTGTTGAAAAAACAACTGTTATTACGGCTCATAGATTGAGTGCTATTAAACATGCAGAGCAAATCATTGTCATGGATGATGGGACGGTAATTGAGCACGGAGATCATGCAAAGCTTATGGGACAAGGTAAGTGGTATTACACCATGTATAATCTACAGCAACTAGAATCGTTAGTGGAAAAAGGAGGGCAAATGTATGAATGA
- a CDS encoding YneF family protein, with product MWVNILIGVIALLAGIALGFFIARQYMMNYMKKNPPINEKMLRVMMMQMGMNPSQKKINQMMKAMQGQTDKK from the coding sequence ATGTGGGTAAATATTTTAATCGGTGTCATCGCTCTGTTAGCAGGAATCGCGCTCGGATTCTTTATCGCTAGACAGTATATGATGAATTATATGAAGAAAAATCCGCCAATTAACGAAAAAATGCTTCGAGTGATGATGATGCAAATGGGTATGAATCCATCGCAGAAGAAAATCAACCAAATGATGAAAGCCATGCAAGGTCAAACTGATAAAAAATAA
- the sirA gene encoding sporulation inhibitor of replication protein SirA: MRKYEIVLMREDVALMYRGMEKKLFQLFKENRLATDLLKTITRSQINYITRTIPEKQINQAIYHTLFHNKDYSRVENVHHIDFKKDDSTATITVTHNKILLEADGNLDVETCFFEILRYYQHYFLALDYANNQYGWLRPLKTLDTVQK, translated from the coding sequence ATGCGAAAGTATGAGATAGTTTTAATGAGAGAAGATGTGGCTCTCATGTATCGGGGGATGGAGAAAAAATTATTTCAACTGTTTAAGGAAAATCGTCTCGCTACAGACCTATTAAAAACAATCACGCGATCGCAAATTAACTACATTACAAGAACAATCCCAGAGAAACAAATAAATCAAGCTATTTATCATACTCTTTTTCATAATAAAGATTACAGTAGGGTTGAAAATGTACATCATATTGATTTTAAGAAAGATGACAGTACGGCTACTATAACGGTTACTCATAATAAGATTTTATTAGAAGCAGATGGCAATCTAGATGTTGAGACGTGTTTTTTTGAAATACTTCGTTATTATCAACACTATTTTCTGGCGTTGGACTATGCGAACAATCAATACGGGTGGTTAAGGCCGTTAAAAACGCTGGATACCGTACAAAAATGA
- the tkt gene encoding transketolase — translation MCTNIDHLSIATIRTLSIDGVEKAQSGHPGMPMGAAPMAYKLFSQFMQHNPTNPDWFNRDRFVLSAGHGSMLLYSLLHLHGYDVTLDDLKNFRQWGSRTPGHPEVGDTPGVEATTGPLGQGVAMSVGFAMAERKLAATYNRDHYNVVDHYTYSICGDGDLMEGVSAEAASLAGHLKLGKLVVLYDSNDISLDGELHQSFSENVEDRFKAYGWQVIRVEDGNDLSEIATAIEAAKADDRPTLIEVKTVIGYGSPNKGGKSASHGAPLGEDEVKMTKEAYKWTFEEDFYVPDEVREHYKQLAEKGQAEEEKWNDLFAEYKKAYPELGEELETAIKGELPANWDKAIPVYEEGDKPATRASGGEVLNAIAQQVPSLFGGSADLASSNKTMLDGEEDFSRDNYSGRNVWFGVREFAMAAAANGMALHGGIRPYVATFFVFSDYLRPALRLSSIMKVPVTYVFTHDSIAVGEDGPTHEPVEQLAALRAMPGISIIRPADGNEVAAAWKAALESKHEPTALVLTRQGLPTLPSTKEKAYEGVTKGAYVVSEANGEANGLLLASGSEVALAVEAQQALEKEGIFVSVVSMPSWDRFEKQSAEYKESVLPSHLKRRLGIEMATTLGWERYTGDEGSVLGIDKFGASAPGDRILQEYGFTVENVVTRFKQLLEK, via the coding sequence ATGTGTACAAATATCGACCACTTATCAATTGCAACGATAAGAACACTATCGATAGATGGTGTTGAGAAAGCACAATCAGGCCATCCAGGAATGCCAATGGGAGCAGCACCTATGGCTTATAAGCTGTTTTCACAATTTATGCAGCATAATCCGACAAACCCAGATTGGTTTAATCGAGACAGATTTGTTTTATCAGCAGGGCACGGTTCAATGTTACTTTATAGCCTGCTTCATCTCCATGGTTATGATGTGACACTCGATGACTTGAAAAATTTCAGACAATGGGGAAGTCGTACACCAGGCCATCCTGAAGTAGGAGATACACCAGGTGTAGAGGCAACCACAGGGCCACTTGGACAAGGTGTGGCGATGTCTGTTGGATTTGCTATGGCAGAAAGAAAACTTGCTGCAACTTACAATCGCGATCACTACAATGTCGTTGATCACTATACATATAGTATCTGCGGAGACGGGGATTTAATGGAAGGTGTATCTGCGGAAGCAGCCTCACTTGCTGGACATTTAAAACTTGGGAAGCTCGTTGTCCTTTACGACTCAAACGACATTTCGCTTGACGGTGAGCTACACCAGTCTTTCTCCGAAAATGTAGAAGATCGCTTCAAAGCTTACGGCTGGCAAGTGATTCGTGTGGAAGATGGAAATGATTTGAGCGAAATTGCTACAGCGATTGAAGCGGCTAAAGCAGATGATCGTCCAACATTAATTGAAGTAAAAACGGTCATTGGCTATGGATCACCTAATAAAGGTGGTAAATCAGCCTCTCACGGAGCACCACTAGGCGAAGATGAAGTGAAAATGACGAAGGAAGCTTACAAATGGACGTTTGAAGAAGACTTTTACGTGCCAGATGAGGTAAGAGAGCATTATAAGCAACTTGCGGAAAAAGGACAAGCAGAAGAAGAAAAATGGAACGATCTCTTTGCAGAATACAAAAAAGCCTATCCAGAACTTGGTGAGGAGCTTGAAACAGCGATTAAAGGAGAGCTTCCTGCTAACTGGGATAAAGCTATTCCTGTTTATGAGGAAGGAGACAAGCCGGCTACAAGAGCTTCCGGAGGAGAGGTTTTAAACGCTATTGCTCAACAAGTTCCTAGCTTATTTGGTGGATCAGCAGACTTAGCCTCATCTAATAAAACAATGCTAGATGGGGAAGAAGATTTTAGTCGTGATAATTATAGTGGCCGCAATGTTTGGTTTGGGGTACGTGAGTTTGCTATGGCCGCAGCAGCTAATGGGATGGCACTTCACGGTGGCATTCGCCCGTATGTGGCTACATTCTTCGTATTCTCTGATTACTTACGTCCAGCGTTACGTTTATCTTCAATTATGAAGGTGCCGGTCACATATGTCTTTACACACGATAGTATTGCTGTGGGAGAAGATGGTCCTACGCATGAGCCAGTAGAACAGCTAGCAGCTTTAAGAGCGATGCCGGGTATATCCATTATACGCCCAGCAGACGGAAATGAAGTTGCTGCTGCATGGAAAGCTGCACTTGAAAGTAAACATGAACCTACAGCACTTGTTTTAACAAGACAAGGTTTGCCTACATTACCGTCAACTAAAGAAAAAGCGTATGAAGGTGTGACAAAGGGAGCCTATGTCGTTTCTGAAGCAAACGGAGAGGCAAATGGACTTTTACTTGCCAGTGGTTCAGAAGTAGCGTTAGCGGTAGAGGCTCAACAAGCTCTTGAAAAAGAAGGGATCTTCGTCTCTGTCGTCAGTATGCCGAGTTGGGATCGCTTTGAAAAACAATCAGCTGAGTATAAAGAATCTGTACTGCCATCTCATTTGAAGCGTCGCCTCGGTATTGAAATGGCAACGACTCTTGGTTGGGAAAGATATACTGGTGATGAAGGATCTGTTCTAGGAATTGACAAGTTTGGGGCTTCGGCACCAGGAGATCGTATACTCCAAGAATATGGTTTTACTGTTGAAAATGTTGTCACTCGTTTTAAACAACTTTTAGAAAAATAA
- a CDS encoding DUF896 domain-containing protein, which produces MLSKEKIQRINELARKAKSDGLTLKEQQEQKDLRQEYLGNVRQSFKNQLTSVKVVDKKGNDVTPEKLKEEKKRKGSNGPLH; this is translated from the coding sequence ATGCTTAGTAAAGAAAAAATACAACGTATCAATGAGCTTGCACGAAAGGCGAAAAGTGACGGTTTAACGCTTAAAGAGCAGCAGGAACAGAAGGATCTTCGTCAGGAGTATTTAGGTAATGTACGCCAATCATTTAAAAACCAGTTAACGTCTGTGAAAGTAGTAGATAAAAAAGGAAATGATGTGACACCGGAAAAATTAAAAGAAGAGAAAAAAAGAAAAGGGAGCAATGGGCCCTTACATTGA
- a CDS encoding recombinase family protein, whose translation MKGIIYARVSTEKETQTTSLKRQVDELKRAATAWGIHIKDIVEERASGYEAERDGILTVLEVFKEGAADVLLIQDETRLGRGNTKMALIHQFKKMNVPIYSFKDEGELSLSETDSMILDIVSVVEEYQRKLHNAKIKRGMKKAVKDGYAPHNNLTQIGHTAAGRKRKNVPIEEIVRLRETGLTFHEVAAMLRGFGYDISKATAHRRYKEYEAQSKHA comes from the coding sequence GTGAAAGGAATTATATATGCACGAGTAAGTACTGAGAAGGAAACACAGACTACCTCACTTAAGAGACAAGTAGATGAGCTAAAAAGGGCTGCCACAGCCTGGGGAATTCACATTAAAGACATCGTTGAGGAACGAGCAAGCGGCTACGAAGCGGAACGAGATGGTATTCTCACTGTATTGGAGGTCTTTAAAGAAGGAGCGGCTGATGTCCTTCTCATTCAAGATGAAACACGGCTTGGAAGAGGGAACACGAAGATGGCACTTATTCACCAATTTAAAAAAATGAATGTACCGATTTATTCATTTAAAGATGAAGGAGAATTAAGCTTATCAGAAACAGACTCGATGATTTTAGATATCGTGTCAGTGGTGGAAGAATATCAACGAAAATTACATAATGCAAAAATTAAAAGAGGCATGAAGAAGGCTGTTAAAGACGGTTATGCCCCTCATAACAATTTGACGCAGATAGGCCATACTGCCGCCGGGAGAAAGCGCAAAAACGTGCCCATCGAAGAGATTGTTCGACTAAGAGAAACTGGTCTTACATTCCATGAAGTTGCAGCTATGCTAAGAGGGTTCGGTTATGACATTTCAAAAGCCACTGCACATCGGCGATATAAAGAATATGAGGCTCAGAGTAAACACGCCTAA
- a CDS encoding LysM peptidoglycan-binding domain-containing protein, with translation MIREQTFLFEVRAMLYCRLLKKYVDGSVVILMISAMLFTWTYFMGDGETPEEQFFITSQWTVSEGESLWVIASSAANEMELTIEEALDWIKNENGLDNDAIYPGQSLAIPVEMKGVASK, from the coding sequence ATGATAAGGGAACAAACATTCTTATTTGAGGTGAGAGCTATGTTATACTGTCGATTATTAAAAAAATATGTGGACGGCTCTGTTGTTATTTTAATGATATCTGCTATGTTATTTACATGGACATATTTTATGGGAGATGGTGAGACGCCTGAGGAGCAATTCTTCATTACGTCCCAATGGACTGTATCAGAAGGAGAATCACTATGGGTGATTGCAAGTTCCGCAGCGAACGAGATGGAGTTGACGATTGAAGAAGCATTAGACTGGATAAAGAATGAAAATGGATTGGACAATGACGCGATATATCCGGGACAAAGTCTTGCAATTCCGGTGGAAATGAAAGGTGTTGCCTCAAAGTGA
- the lexA gene encoding transcriptional repressor LexA: MSKLSPRQQAILEFIRAEVKDKGYPPSVREIGEAVGLASSSTVHGHLSRLEKKGYIRRDPTKPRAIEVMGLDDDTGSVSKTPSLHIPVIGKVTAGQPITAIENVEEYLPMPASFVQDEHSFILEISGDSMIEAGIFDGDYVVVKQQTYANNGDIVVAMTEEEEATVKRFFKEENHIRLQPENATLEPIILNNVHILGKVIGVFRTLH, from the coding sequence ATGTCAAAATTATCTCCACGTCAACAAGCGATCCTCGAATTCATTAGAGCAGAAGTAAAAGATAAAGGCTACCCGCCTTCTGTGCGAGAAATCGGGGAGGCCGTGGGACTTGCCTCCAGCTCTACTGTACATGGGCATCTCTCTAGGCTTGAGAAAAAAGGATATATTCGGCGTGACCCGACTAAACCTCGTGCCATTGAAGTAATGGGATTAGATGATGATACAGGCTCAGTCTCAAAAACCCCGTCCCTTCATATTCCTGTTATCGGAAAAGTCACAGCCGGTCAGCCTATTACGGCCATTGAAAATGTTGAAGAATATTTACCGATGCCTGCGAGCTTTGTCCAAGATGAACATTCGTTCATTTTGGAGATATCAGGAGATTCTATGATAGAAGCCGGTATTTTTGATGGTGACTATGTAGTGGTTAAGCAGCAAACTTATGCGAATAACGGTGATATTGTCGTTGCTATGACGGAGGAAGAGGAAGCCACAGTAAAACGTTTCTTTAAAGAAGAAAATCACATTCGTTTACAGCCGGAAAATGCTACTCTGGAGCCGATTATTCTTAACAATGTGCATATTTTAGGAAAAGTTATCGGTGTCTTTCGTACATTGCACTAA